One region of Eleutherodactylus coqui strain aEleCoq1 chromosome 5, aEleCoq1.hap1, whole genome shotgun sequence genomic DNA includes:
- the ELL2 gene encoding RNA polymerase II elongation factor ELL2, whose translation MAALSEEGRYGLSCERGTQDQITVLHVKLTETAFRVLENHQNTKNSIAARPSIQFQGLQGCIKIPKSDCLNEMHNFNFYLSNVGKDNPQGSFDCIQQTVSSNGVSKLNCLGFIQDKITVCATNDSYQLTRDRMTQAEEETRSRSTKVIKPGGPFVGKRVHFRIPANSVLDTAPERKRSTPINPANTIRKSNNSNSIAQRPYRERVIHLLALKPYKKPEILARLHKDGVNQKDKNSLGVILPQVANLNPKDNSYTLKDFVYKEIQRDWPGYSDFDKQLLDKVLSRKLNQSQNATSSSQSDSPPLSAASASPSQKRLLDTEFIDPLMNKKPRISHLTNRVQPTLNGHLGLTNDKPAAPPPPAAATPALPPLPPTRLPVSNPQNINSNSNSPSTPEGRGTQDLPMDSFSQNSSTYEDQQEKYTSRTTLDNSMSMPVKLENSNPTDDKNGTLHKKAKKSKKHKDKDRKKLDAEPVEQPPVHLKKEEIIKVEMSRKSEEKKDIQETCTVSDPSSTTELPDYVIKYTVIVSKEQRQNYKDDFNSEYDEYRSLHARVETITRKFMQLDAQRKRLSPGSKEYQIVHEEVIKEYRKCKEASPKYYEERLRCEYLHNKLAHIKRLIGEFDQRRAESWH comes from the exons tgCATCAAGATTCCAAAATCAGACTGCCTCAATGAAATGCACAACTTTAACTTCTATCTATCAAATGTAGGAAAAGATAACCCCCAAGGCAGCTTTGATTGTATCCAGCAAACAGTGTCGAG CAATGGTGTATCCAAATTAAACTGTCTGGGATTCATTCAAGATAAAATAACAGTATGTGCCACTAATGACTCTTACCAGCTTACAAGAGACCGCATGACCCAGGCAGAAGAAGAAACTCGAAGCCGCAGTACAAAGGTTATCAAGCCTGGTGGCCCGTTTGTAG GAAAGAGGGTCCATTTTCGTATACCAGCAAATAGTGttttagatacagcaccagaaaggAAAAGGTCCACGCCCATTAATCCAGCAAACACCATTCGAAAGTCAAATAACAGCAACAGTATTGCACAGCGACCGTATAGGGAAAGGGTGATTCATCTGCTGGCACTGAAGCCATATAAAAAACCAGAGATACTTGCTCGTTTACATAAAGATGGTGTTAATCAAAAAGACAAGAACTCTCTTGGTGTTATCCTGCCACAG GTTGCCAATTTGAACCCCAAGGACAATTCATATACACTTAAAGACTTTGTTTACAAAGAAATCCAGAGAGATTGGCCTGGATACTCCGACTTTGACAAACAGTTATTGGACAAAGTCCTCTCCAG AAAACTTAATCAGTCTCAGAATGCTACCAGCTCCAGTCAATCAGACTCTCCACCTTTAAGTGCTGCATCTGCATCTCCTTCCCAG AAACGTCTTCTGGATACGGAATTCATTGATCCATTAATGAATAAGAAACCAAGGATATCTCATCTTACAAATAGGGTGCAGCCAACATTAAATGGACACTTGGGTTTAACCAATGACAAACCAGCAGCGCCGCCTCCGCCCGCTGCCGCCACCCCAGCACTTCCTCCACTTCCACCTACACGCCTTCCAGTTTCAAATCCACAAAATATAAACTCTAACTCCAACTCTCCCAGTACTCCCGAGGGTCGGGGGACGCAGGATCTGCCCATGGACAGTTTCAGTCAAAATAGCAGCACCTACGAGGACCAGCAAGAAAAATATACCTCTAGGACTACTCTGGATAATTCTATGTCAATGCCAGTTAAGTTGGAAAACTCCAATCCCACGGACGATAAAAATGGCACATTGCACAAAAAGGCAAAGAAATCCAAAAAACACAAGGATAAGGACCGTAAAAAACTGGATGCTGAACCCGTAGAACAACCACCAGTTCACCTGAAGAAAGAGGAAATAATTAAGGTGGAAATGAGCCGCAAGTCAGAGGAAAAGAAAG ACATCCAAGAAACCTGCACAGTATCAGACCCTTCATCTACAACTGAATTACCAGATTACGTAAT AAAATACACTGTTATTGTATCCAAAGAGCAGAGGCAAAACTACAAAGATGACTTCAACTCTGAATACGACGAATATCGCAGCCTACATGCCCGAGTAGAAACTATCACTAGAAAATTTATGCAGCTGGATGCACAGCGGAAGCGCCTCTCCCCTGGTTCTAAGGAATACCAG ATTGTACATGAAGAGGTCATCAAAGAATACAGGAAATGTAAAGAG GCAAGTCCGAAGTATTATGAAGAAAGGTTAAGATGTGAATACCTGCACAACAAGCTTGCCCACATCAAAAGACTTATAGGAGAATTTGACCAACGACGGGCAGAGTCCTGGCACTAA